In the genome of Streptomyces aquilus, the window GTCGAAGTTGGCGCGCTGCTGGATCACTTGTGGTCCCTCTCGTCGTCGGCCTCGATGCGGGCCGGCTCGGTGGTCTGCTGGGTGAATGCGGTCGGGTCCGGGTCGCCCTTGAGTCCGTTCCAGAACGCCTCGACCCACAGGCCGGGTTCGGGTTCCTTCTGCTCCGGCTCGGGGGCGGGGGCGGGCGTCGACCAGATGGACGGCTTGCCCTCCCGCTCGGCCTTCTCCGCGGCGGCCTGTTCGGCGAGCCGCTGGCTGAGCGGGACCTTGACCCGGCTGCGGCGCTGCGGCAGCCCGCCCGCGGTCCATTCGGTCACCTCGGGGACCTCGTCCGTCATGGACACGGTGGCCGGGATACGGGGGCTGGTGGGGCGGCGCCTCTTGGGTGCGCGCTTGGGACCTTCGAGCGCACCTTCGGTCTTCGGCACGGCACCGGCGCCGATGCCGTGGGCGAGTCCGGGAGCGGGCTCCTCGGTCATCATCTCGCGCGGCACGATGAGCACGGCGCGGACCCCGCCGTACGCCGAACTGCGCAGCGAGACCTGCATGTTGAACTGGGTGCACAGACGTCCTACGACGGCCAGGCCGAGCCGCGGGGTGTCGCCGAGGTCCTGGAGGTCGACGCCGGCCTTGGCCCGCTCCAGCATGCCCTCGGCCTTGTTCCGGGCCTCCTCGCTGAAGCTGACGCCGGCGTCCTCGATCTCGACGGCGACGCCGGTCTGCACCTCGGTCGCGGTGACGTGGACCTTGGTCTGCGGCGGCGAGTAGCGGGTGGCGTTGTCCATGAGTTCCGCGACCGCGTGGATGACCGGTTCGACGGAGATGCCGCGGATGTTGACCTGGGCGATGGAGTCCAGCTTGATGCGGCGGTACTCGAGGATGCGGGACATGCCGCCGCGCAGCACGCTGTAGAGCGGGACGGGGTCGGGCCACTGGCGGCCGGGGCGGCCGCCGCCGAGCACGGAGATGGAGTCGGCGAGGCGGCCGATCAGCGCGGTGCCGTGGTCGATGCGCAGGAGGTCGTCGAAGACCTCGGGGTTGCGGCCGTGGTCCTCCTCCATCTCCCGCAGTTCGTTGTTCTGCTGGTGGACGATGGCCTGGACGCGGCGGGCGATGCTGACGAAGTTGCGCTGGGCGGAGTCGCGCAGGGCTTCCTCGCTGTCGATGATCTGGAGGACCGTCTGGAGCACCCTCAGCTGCGCCTCGGGGAGTTCGCGGTAGGAGGGGTCGATGTCGCCGATGCGGCGAATCACCTCACCGGGGGAATTTCCGGATCGCAACCGGTGGATCGCGTCGGGCACGATCTCCTTGGCGAAGCGGAGCAGCTCGGCCTCGTGGGAGGCGACCCGGCGTTCCAGATACGCAGTGTGACGGGCGTGCTCGGCCCGCAGGTCACGCAGGGCCCGGCCGCGACGTACCGCTTCGGCCGCCACCGCGAGCACCAGGAGCATGGCGACGCCGCCGCACCAGCCGACGGCCGTACGGGCGGGCTCCGACACGGCGGCGGCTGCGGCTCCGGTCGCCGCGGCCATCAGTATCGCGGGCAGCAACAGCACGCGCGCATAGGGAAGTTCACGGCGTCCGGGAGGGGATTGAACACTCACCATGTAGGCCCTCTGAAACATATCGGCTGGGAGGCGCATATTTGGGGAACAAGCGACCGAATACATCTCAACTCGGTGCGCTGCGGGCGAGCTTAGTCCGACCGGATCATCGCCGTGTCATATTCAGCAAGCACCTGAAATCGCCCCCGCGACAGGAGTACCCTCGACTCCATTTACACGCTGAGCCGCCATTCGCACACGGTGCGTCACGGCGTACGGGCATGCGAAAGCCACTCACCGTGATGAGTGAAGGCCCGCTTCCGACAGGGCGGTTCAGACCCCGGCGATGCGCAGCGCCGCGTCGGCCGTCGCCTCCGCGAACACCGACACCGGGCGTTCGGGGTCGGAGCGGTGGACGAGGATGACGCCCTCGATCAGCCCGAAGACCAGGTCGGTGCGCAGGTCGAGCTCGCTCTTGGCGAGCGCGCCGCCGGCCTCGGTCGCGGCGAGCAACTGCCGGTAGGCGTCCTTGAGTTCGGCGCGCACGGCACGGAACCCGGCGAATCGCTCGGCGCGCACCTCGGGCAGCAGGTACAGGCCGCCGAGGTTGTGCGGGCCGCCGCACAGCAGCTCGACGTCGGCGCGGCACAGCTCCCAGAGGCGGTCCGCGGCCGGTTTCGCGTCGTCGGCGAGGAGGTCACGGGCGTAGCCGAGGGACGGGGTGACCGTGGACTCCAGGAGCTGGGCGAGCAGCTCCTCCTTGCCGGAGACGTAGTGGTACATGGAGGCCTGCCGCATGCCCGCGCGCTCGGCGACCGCCCGCGTGGTGGTGGCCGCGTAGCCGCGGGTGGTGAACAACTCGGCGGCCGCGGCGAGGAGTTCGGCACGCGGCTCCAGACCGCTGTCCGCCCGCTGCGCGGCCCGCGGCCTGCCGACCCGTCGTCCACCTGTCGTTCCCATGCGTTCGATCCTCGCACAGGGCGCCACCTGGTGATCCACACGCCGAAGGGGCCATCGAGGTGAGCCCTCGGTAACCGCCCCGCAACACCCGGGCAACCCCCGTGACCCGACCCGCGCCTAATTTCTGTCGCACGACAGAAATACCCCGCAGGAAGCCCCTCATGAGGTTTCCCGGAGCCGGAGGTCCCGCGATGGCGACAGCGACCACGTACGGAGCGCGCGATCACGCCCGCGCCCAGGAAGGCACGCGCACCGAGGCCATGCCAGTGGTGCCCGCCGCCGACTGGCCGGAGCCCCCCTGCGAGGCGGGCCATCTGGTGTGGGCCGAGACGGTCGCGGGCGGCAACTACACCCACCGGGTGCTCGCCCGCGGCACCGAACTGCGCCTGACCGACCTGCGCGGCGACGCCTGCGCCCACCTCCTGCTGTACGCGGCGGACCGCCCCTGGGAGCGGCTGAACGTCGCCGACACGGTGAAGGTGCAGTGGAACGCCTACCTCGGCGAAGGACAACTGCTCCTGTCCGACCAGGGCCGCGTCCTCGCGACCGTGGTCGCCGACAGCTCGGGCCGGCACGACGCGCTGTGCGGCACCTCCACCCTCGTCCGCAACACGAAACGCTACGGCGACGGCACCCCGCAGTCCGCCTCCCCCGCCGGACGCGAGCTGTTCAAGCTGGCGGCGGCCAAGAACGGCCTCGAGCCCCGCGATCTGCCCCCGTCGCTCTCCTTCTTCCAGGGCGTGGAGGTCCGCGAGGACGGCGCCCTGGACTTCACCGGCTCGGCCGGTCCGGGCGGCAGCGTCACCCTGCGGACCGAGCAGGACGTCACCGTGCTGATCGCCAACGTCCCGCACCCGGCCGACCCGCGCCCCGACTACGTCAGCACCCCGCTGGAGGTCCTCGCCTGGCGGGCCGCCCCGACCGCGCCCGGCGACCCCCTGTGGGACGCCACGCCCGAGGGCCGCCGCGCCTTCCTCAACACCGCCGAATTCCTCACCGCCAGGGGGCTCGCATGACGTCCGTGGTTCCCGCGAAGGCCCTCGTCCCCGTGAAGGCCGTCGTTCCCGCCCGCGCCGCCTGGTCGTCCGTCGTACGGGCCGGTGAGACGCTCACCATCACCGACCTGCACGGCAACCAGGCCGTCGACTTCCTCGTCTACGACGCCCACGACACGTCCGTCCGCTACAGCGCGCCCGACACCGTCCACGCCCAGGGCGGCATCTTCCTCACCACCGGCAGCGTGCTGATGTCGAACGAGCACACGCCGCTGATGACGGTCGTCGCCGACGACGTCGGCCGCCACGACACGGTCGGCGGCGCCTGCTCCAAGGAGTCCAACACCCTCCGCTACGGCCACCACACCTGGTCGCAGCACGCGTGCGTGGACAACTTCCTCGCCGAGGGCGCCCGCTACGGCCTCGGCAAGCGCGACCTGGTCTCCAACATCAACTGGTACATGAACGTGCCGGTCGAGAAGGACGGCACGCTCGGGATCGTCGACGGCATCTCGGCACCGGGCCTCTCCCTCACCCTGCGCGCCGAGTGCGACGTCCTCGTGCTCGTCTCCAACTGCCCGCAGATCAACAACCCCTGCAACGGCTTCGAGCCGACGGCGGTGGAGATGACGATCGGGGCCGCCGGATGAGTTTCGACACGCTGCTCGTCGCGAACCGCGGGGAGATCGCGGTACGGATCATCCGCACGGCACGGGAACTGGGCCTGCGCACGGTCGCCGTGTACTCCGACCCGGACCGCTCGGCGGCCCACGTCCGGCTCGCCGACACGGCCGTACGGCTGGGGCCCGCGCCCGCGAAGGAGTCGTACCTCGACGCCGACCTGGTCCTGAAGGCGGCGAAGGACACCGGCGCGGGCGCCATCCACCCCGGGTACGGCTTCCTGTCCGAGGACGCCGACTTCGCGCGGCGCTGCGAGGAGGCCGGGATCGTCTTCGTCGGCCCGACGCCGGAGCAGCTGGAGCTGTTCGGCGCCAAGCACACGGCGCGGGCCGCGGCCGAGGCGGCGGGGGTGCCGCTGGCGCCGGGCACGGGCCTGCTGGCCTCGCTGGACGAAGCCCTCGCGCGGGCGTCGGCCATCGGCTACCCGGTCATGCTCAAGGCGACCGGCGGAGGCGGCGGTATCGGCATGTCGGCATGCCGGTCCGCCGAGGAGCTGACCGACGCCTGGGACCGCGTGCAGCGCGTCGCCGCCGCTTCCTTCTCCTCCGCGGGCGTCTTCCTGGAACGCCTCGTCGAGCACGCCCGCCACGTCGAGGTCCAGGTCTTCGGCGACGGCGAGGGCCGGGTCGTCACCTTCGGCGACCGCGACTGCTCCCTCCAGCGCCGCAACCAGAAGGTCCTGGAGGAGGCCCCGGCACCCGGCCTCCCCGACCACGTGCGCGAGCGACTCGCCGCCAGCGCCCGCGACTTGTGCGCCTCCGTCGGCTACCGCTCCGCCGGGACCGTCGAGTTCGTCTACGACGCCGCCCGCGAGGAGGCCTACTTCCTGGAGGTCAACACCCGCCTCCAGGTGGAGCATCCGGTCACCGAGGAGATCTACGGCGTCGACCTGGTCGCCTGGATGCTGCGACTGGCCGGCGGCGAGACGGACGTCGTCCGCGACCCCGGCCCACCGCGCGGCCACGCCGTCGAGGCCCGCGTCTACGCCGAGGACCCGTCCCGCGAACACCGCCCCAGCGCGGGGCTGTTGACGCGGGTGGAGTACCCGCCGGGCGTCCGCGTCGACGGCTGGGTGGAGACGGGCACCGAGGTGACGACGTCGTACGACCCGATGCTCGCGAAGGTCATCGCGTACGGCTCCGACCGCGCCCACGCGCTGCGCCGCCTCGACGAGGCGCTGGCCCGCACCCGCGTCGACGGCATCGAGACCAACCTGGGCCTGGTCCGCGCCGCCCTCGCCGACCCGCGCTTCACCCGGGCGACGCACTCGACGGCGACCCTGGCGAGCATCACCGACCCGACCCCGCGCATCGAGGTCGTCTCCGGCGGCACCCTCACCACCGTGCAGGACTGGCCCGGCCGCACCGGCTACTGGCAGGTCGGCGTGCCCCCGTGCGGCCCGATGGACGACCGCGCCTTCCGGCTCGGCAACCAGGCCCTCGGCAACCACGAAGGCGCGCCAGGCCTCGAATGCACCCTCCAGGGGCCGTCGTTGAGGTTCACCCACCCGACGACGGTGTGCGTCACGGGCGCCCCGGCCGAGGTCACCGTGGACGGCGTGCCGGTCCCCCAGTGGGAGCCGGTGACGCTACCCGCCGGGTCGCTGCTGGCCGTGGGCGCACCCGCCGAGCACGGCCTGCGCACCTACGTCCTCTTCGCCGGCGGCCTCGACGTCCCCGCCTTCCTCGGCAGCGCGAGCACCTTCACGCTGGGCCGTTTCGGCGGGCACGGCGGCCGGGCGCTGCGCACCGGTGACGTCCTGCACGGCGGGTCGGTCACCACCGGCACACCGGTCACCGACCGGCCGTCGTACGGCTCGACCTGGCACATCGCCGCCGTCGAAGGCCCCCACGCGGCACCGGAGTTCTTCACCGAGGACGACATCCGCGACTTCTACGCCGCCGACTGGAAGG includes:
- a CDS encoding sensor histidine kinase — protein: MVSVQSPPGRRELPYARVLLLPAILMAAATGAAAAAVSEPARTAVGWCGGVAMLLVLAVAAEAVRRGRALRDLRAEHARHTAYLERRVASHEAELLRFAKEIVPDAIHRLRSGNSPGEVIRRIGDIDPSYRELPEAQLRVLQTVLQIIDSEEALRDSAQRNFVSIARRVQAIVHQQNNELREMEEDHGRNPEVFDDLLRIDHGTALIGRLADSISVLGGGRPGRQWPDPVPLYSVLRGGMSRILEYRRIKLDSIAQVNIRGISVEPVIHAVAELMDNATRYSPPQTKVHVTATEVQTGVAVEIEDAGVSFSEEARNKAEGMLERAKAGVDLQDLGDTPRLGLAVVGRLCTQFNMQVSLRSSAYGGVRAVLIVPREMMTEEPAPGLAHGIGAGAVPKTEGALEGPKRAPKRRRPTSPRIPATVSMTDEVPEVTEWTAGGLPQRRSRVKVPLSQRLAEQAAAEKAEREGKPSIWSTPAPAPEPEQKEPEPGLWVEAFWNGLKGDPDPTAFTQQTTEPARIEADDERDHK
- a CDS encoding TetR/AcrR family transcriptional regulator, with the translated sequence MGTTGGRRVGRPRAAQRADSGLEPRAELLAAAAELFTTRGYAATTTRAVAERAGMRQASMYHYVSGKEELLAQLLESTVTPSLGYARDLLADDAKPAADRLWELCRADVELLCGGPHNLGGLYLLPEVRAERFAGFRAVRAELKDAYRQLLAATEAGGALAKSELDLRTDLVFGLIEGVILVHRSDPERPVSVFAEATADAALRIAGV
- a CDS encoding urea amidolyase associated protein UAAP1, which codes for MATATTYGARDHARAQEGTRTEAMPVVPAADWPEPPCEAGHLVWAETVAGGNYTHRVLARGTELRLTDLRGDACAHLLLYAADRPWERLNVADTVKVQWNAYLGEGQLLLSDQGRVLATVVADSSGRHDALCGTSTLVRNTKRYGDGTPQSASPAGRELFKLAAAKNGLEPRDLPPSLSFFQGVEVREDGALDFTGSAGPGGSVTLRTEQDVTVLIANVPHPADPRPDYVSTPLEVLAWRAAPTAPGDPLWDATPEGRRAFLNTAEFLTARGLA
- a CDS encoding urea amidolyase associated protein UAAP2, translating into MTSVVPAKALVPVKAVVPARAAWSSVVRAGETLTITDLHGNQAVDFLVYDAHDTSVRYSAPDTVHAQGGIFLTTGSVLMSNEHTPLMTVVADDVGRHDTVGGACSKESNTLRYGHHTWSQHACVDNFLAEGARYGLGKRDLVSNINWYMNVPVEKDGTLGIVDGISAPGLSLTLRAECDVLVLVSNCPQINNPCNGFEPTAVEMTIGAAG
- a CDS encoding 5-oxoprolinase/urea amidolyase family protein produces the protein MSFDTLLVANRGEIAVRIIRTARELGLRTVAVYSDPDRSAAHVRLADTAVRLGPAPAKESYLDADLVLKAAKDTGAGAIHPGYGFLSEDADFARRCEEAGIVFVGPTPEQLELFGAKHTARAAAEAAGVPLAPGTGLLASLDEALARASAIGYPVMLKATGGGGGIGMSACRSAEELTDAWDRVQRVAAASFSSAGVFLERLVEHARHVEVQVFGDGEGRVVTFGDRDCSLQRRNQKVLEEAPAPGLPDHVRERLAASARDLCASVGYRSAGTVEFVYDAAREEAYFLEVNTRLQVEHPVTEEIYGVDLVAWMLRLAGGETDVVRDPGPPRGHAVEARVYAEDPSREHRPSAGLLTRVEYPPGVRVDGWVETGTEVTTSYDPMLAKVIAYGSDRAHALRRLDEALARTRVDGIETNLGLVRAALADPRFTRATHSTATLASITDPTPRIEVVSGGTLTTVQDWPGRTGYWQVGVPPCGPMDDRAFRLGNQALGNHEGAPGLECTLQGPSLRFTHPTTVCVTGAPAEVTVDGVPVPQWEPVTLPAGSLLAVGAPAEHGLRTYVLFAGGLDVPAFLGSASTFTLGRFGGHGGRALRTGDVLHGGSVTTGTPVTDRPSYGSTWHIAAVEGPHAAPEFFTEDDIRDFYAADWKVHFNSARTGVRLVGPKPRWARTDGGEAGLHPSNIHDTPYSVGAVDYTGDMPVLLGPDGPSLGGFVCPATVLSTERWKLGQLRPGDTVRFVPVDADGSPRPEIVDGGILARDGDVTYRRSGDDNLLVEFGPMQLDLALRMRVHALMEAVAEAVPDGVTDLTPGIRSLQIQTDPRRLPQHELLAAVREIVDALPPTDQLVVPSRTVHLPLSWDDPATREAIARYMAGVRDDAPWCPWNIEFIRRVNGLDSVDDVYRTVFDAEYLVLGLGDVYLGAPVATPLDPRHRLVTTKYNPARTWTAENSVGIGGAYLCIYGMEGPGGYQFVGRTTQVWSGWQQRGAFEPGSPWLLRFFDRIKWYPVDAEELLDLRADITSGRFVPRIEEGTFSLAEYQAFLGDNAESIREFRTRQQGAFATERDAWEAAGEFTRAEAAAAPPAPPAQVTVPEGGHLIEAEFAASVWQLNVSSGDEVTAGQPLLALEAMKMESRVHAPVDGVVAEILARPGDQVEAGTALLVLSPTTNRK